One Nerophis ophidion isolate RoL-2023_Sa linkage group LG23, RoL_Noph_v1.0, whole genome shotgun sequence genomic window carries:
- the LOC133541877 gene encoding uncharacterized protein LOC133541877 isoform X1, with translation MMKHLRVHGVQINACPVFDALRRPSSVSSSGSGSDAQSGTSVNALQSESDNLQPASQAPRCAQRTPFTITAMGKMSVPQTEECHGKVTAHIVKRLHPFSEVESPTFGDMVKTLNPKYIPPSRDYLANTLIPAWYKKNRNRESSGIGIETKNRNRSNSNDTQPYSKVDKNSSLSESRLCVLNGDSSFTDSRVDKDLSFSKSQIWVCLCAI, from the exons atgatgaagcacctccgagttcatggagtacaaataaatgcgtgtcccgtcttcgacgcgctgcgacGACCGTCTTCTgtctcttcctctggctccggctccgacgcccagtcTGGAACTTCGGTGaatgcactgcagtccgaatccg acaatttacaacctgctagccaggctccgcgatgtgctcagcgtactccgttcaccataacggcaatggggaagatgtcggtgccacagacggaagagtgccacggaaaggtcactgcacacatagtcaaaagactgcatcccttttcagaggtggaatctccaacatttgg ggatatggtgaaaactctcaacccaaaatacataccaccttccagggactacctggcaaacacattgatcccggcatggtataagaagaatcggaatcgagaatcgtcaggaatcggaatcgaaacaaagaatcggaatcgttcgaattcaaacgatacccaaccctactcaaAAGTTGACAAAAACTCGAGTTTAAGTGAATCACGGCTATGTGTACTCAATGGAGAttcaagtttcactgactcacgtgTTGACAAAGACTTGAGTTTCAGCAAATCACAGatatgggtttgtctctgtgcgatatag
- the LOC133541877 gene encoding uncharacterized protein LOC133541877 isoform X2: MMKHLRVHGVQINACPVFDALRRPSSVSSSGSGSDAQSGTSVNALQSESDNLQPASQAPRCAQRTPFTITAMGKMSVPQTEECHGKVTAHIVKRLHPFSEGYGENSQPKIHTTFQGLPGKHIDPGMV, translated from the exons atgatgaagcacctccgagttcatggagtacaaataaatgcgtgtcccgtcttcgacgcgctgcgacGACCGTCTTCTgtctcttcctctggctccggctccgacgcccagtcTGGAACTTCGGTGaatgcactgcagtccgaatccg acaatttacaacctgctagccaggctccgcgatgtgctcagcgtactccgttcaccataacggcaatggggaagatgtcggtgccacagacggaagagtgccacggaaaggtcactgcacacatagtcaaaagactgcatcccttttcagag ggatatggtgaaaactctcaacccaaaatacataccaccttccagggactacctggcaaacacattgatcccggcatggtataa
- the LOC133541877 gene encoding uncharacterized protein LOC133541877 isoform X3, with protein sequence MMKHLRVHGVQINACPVFDALRRPSSVSSSGSGSDAQSGTSVNALQSESDNLQPASQAPRCAQRTPFTITAMGKMSVPQTEECHGKGYGENSQPKIHTTFQGLPGKHIDPGMV encoded by the exons atgatgaagcacctccgagttcatggagtacaaataaatgcgtgtcccgtcttcgacgcgctgcgacGACCGTCTTCTgtctcttcctctggctccggctccgacgcccagtcTGGAACTTCGGTGaatgcactgcagtccgaatccg acaatttacaacctgctagccaggctccgcgatgtgctcagcgtactccgttcaccataacggcaatggggaagatgtcggtgccacagacggaagagtgccacggaaag ggatatggtgaaaactctcaacccaaaatacataccaccttccagggactacctggcaaacacattgatcccggcatggtataa